DNA from Candidatus Micrarchaeia archaeon:
TTATAACTAATGGGGAGTATTCCTCCAAATACAATCATTCCAACTAACACCACCCTCTTAATAAATCTATTTGATATTTTTGGGCTATTGTCAAAGGATAATCTCCATTCTTCTGTTTTTCTTCTTTTTAATTTCATTCATCCCACCGTGTTAAATATTGTATTTTTTTGTATTTATAAATATATTGATGGGATTATAATATGTAATTATACTCAAATAGTCTAAGTATCCTCTCATAACTTGCCAAATTTGGTCTAAATAGACACAATTCAAATAAAAAAAAGTACATAAATTCATTTATTTTTAAATACTTACTTTAAGGTTTTTTTCCCTAATGCTTCATTTACTAATTTATCAGCGCGCTGTTGATATATGTCATCGCGCTTAACATGTTTGTATTCTACTTTTTTAAACTGCCCTTCTACCCATTTTAGTTGTTCATATAATTTTTTAATATTCGGCGCTTTAACTTGATACTCTTCAATAGCTTGTTTTTGAACTAATTCACTATCTAAATAACAAATAACATGTTCATTAGTATAATTAAGCGCTAATTCCAAACCTTTTATAAGAGCTTTATATTCAGCTTCATTATTTGTAGCTTTTCCTATTTTCTTTTTATAACTCTCTAATACATTCCTCTTAAAATCTTGAATAACTATACCAATACTTGCAGGACCTGGATTTCCTCGCGCACCGCCGTCTGTATTTAAAATAATTTTATCCATAATTTTTCCCCTATTTTTTGCAAGTCAATCCAATTATAATTGGTTTACTTAAAAATTCATCCCAAAAACCTTTTTCAAATTTTTCAATTCCTTCTTTAGAAATTTCCAAATTGTGCCATTCAATTTGTGTGAAACCTGCTTCTTGGAGAGCCCATTCATATATTTTTATACTCCAATAATAATTTACAAATTGTACTTCTTTACCTTCTTTATAAAAATGTATTAAAATTTCACTCCCTTCCATAACAGGTATAGTTGCTGTGCAAATTTCACCATATTTTTTAAGATTTGAATTTCCTTCAATATTTGGATTATTATTCATAGTAATAAATCTTCCTCCTTTTTTCAGATTTTTATAAATATTTTTACACATTGCCAAAAGCTCTTCTTTTGTCTTTGAATAATGTAAAAGCATTCCTGCAGTTACAATATCAAACTCTTCTAAAAAAGGCAATTCTATTACATCAGAAACAAAATAAGTTATTCCTAGAGGATGTAATTTTTCTTCTGCTTCTGCCAATTCTATCATTTCTTTTGAAATATCCATTCCAACAACTTTTGATGCACCCAATCTAGATATTTTTCTAGTATAATCTCCTTCACCACACCCCAAATCTAAAACAGTTTTATTCTTTATCTCACCCAATAATTTAAAAAAAGTTGGATCTATTGCAAATTCTCTCCTTATATTATTTACCCCAATTTCTGCATAAGTCTTTGCAATTTTATCATAAACTTCCATTTCATCACTAATTACAATATTAAATCATGCTAATTTATAAATCTTATTTATTTAATAAAAATGGTGACTAGTAATGAATAAGAAAAAAATGCTTTTAGATGTATGCTGCGCTCCGTGTGCATCAGGAGTAATAGAAGAACTTAAAGAAAAATTTGATTTAACTTTATACTTTCATAATGCTAATATTTATCCTAAAAAAGAATGGGAAAAAAGATTTGAAAGCACAGAAAAATTAGCTAAAGAATATAATATCCCCTTATTAACAGATATGAAAAGCTATAATAAAGCACATGCACAATGGAAAGGTGCAATTAAAGGATTTGAAGAGGAACCAGAAGGAGGAAAAAGATGTGAAAAATGTTTTGAATATAGATTAGAAAAAGTTTCGCATATTGCTAAAAATAAAAGATTTAATATTTTTGCTACTACTTTAACTATAAGTCCGCATAAAAATGCAAACTTAATAAATAATATAGGAAAACAAAAAGCACAAGAAAAAGGAATTGAGTTTTATGAAGCTGATTTTAAGAAAAATGATGGTTTTAAGAAAAGTATAGAAAAATCAAAAGAACTAAATTTATATAGACAAACTTATTGTGGTTGTGAATATTCAATAAAAAAATAAAAAATTAAGGTTTAATTTTTTGACTTGGTGTATTTGAAAATGGATTACCCATCGAATTAGAATCATCTTTCTTT
Protein-coding regions in this window:
- a CDS encoding class I SAM-dependent methyltransferase is translated as MEVYDKIAKTYAEIGVNNIRREFAIDPTFFKLLGEIKNKTVLDLGCGEGDYTRKISRLGASKVVGMDISKEMIELAEAEEKLHPLGITYFVSDVIELPFLEEFDIVTAGMLLHYSKTKEELLAMCKNIYKNLKKGGRFITMNNNPNIEGNSNLKKYGEICTATIPVMEGSEILIHFYKEGKEVQFVNYYWSIKIYEWALQEAGFTQIEWHNLEISKEGIEKFEKGFWDEFLSKPIIIGLTCKK
- a CDS encoding epoxyqueuosine reductase QueH, which produces MNKKKMLLDVCCAPCASGVIEELKEKFDLTLYFHNANIYPKKEWEKRFESTEKLAKEYNIPLLTDMKSYNKAHAQWKGAIKGFEEEPEGGKRCEKCFEYRLEKVSHIAKNKRFNIFATTLTISPHKNANLINNIGKQKAQEKGIEFYEADFKKNDGFKKSIEKSKELNLYRQTYCGCEYSIKK
- a CDS encoding ribonuclease HI family protein, with the protein product MDKIILNTDGGARGNPGPASIGIVIQDFKRNVLESYKKKIGKATNNEAEYKALIKGLELALNYTNEHVICYLDSELVQKQAIEEYQVKAPNIKKLYEQLKWVEGQFKKVEYKHVKRDDIYQQRADKLVNEALGKKTLK